The Orcinus orca chromosome 4, mOrcOrc1.1, whole genome shotgun sequence genome includes a region encoding these proteins:
- the TNIP2 gene encoding TNFAIP3-interacting protein 2 isoform X12, with protein sequence MPPPVEVLLVLFLILEEKLSVFYHGEIERLSEQLEEKERETKQLMSQPEPEQKEVALLRRGAAQKGRAPAASDILCRSLADETHQLRRTLAATAHMCQHLAECLDARQRAKGDAGERSPEPACADGDGSVHAVVAKLREENRLLKQKVTHVEDLNAKWQRYDASRDEYVRGLHAQLRGLQAPLEPERPSPPELMRKEISRLNTQLEEKINDCAEARRELEATRRARDAALERVQMLEQQILAYKDDFTSERVDRERAQSRIQELEERVALLQRQVPCKQDPREPGSCRVHTGGKTPGYLETDASELVAPGGWRPGTGSQRPELPAEGRSPGATQRGQGDLQCPHCLQCFSDEQGEELFRHVADCCQ encoded by the exons atgccccctccagtggaagtcctccttgtcttgttcttgatcttagaggaaaagctttcagtcttttaccacGGG GAAATCGAGAGACTTTCCGAGCaactagaagaaaaagagagggagacgAAGCAGCTGATGAGCCAGCCGGAGCCGGAGCAGAAGGAAGTGGCCCTGCTGAGGAGAGGCGCGGCCCAGAAGGGGCGGGCCCCGGCCGCCAGCGACATCCTGTGCCGCTCCCTGGCCGACGAGACGCATCAGCTGCGCAGGACGCTGGCCGCCACCGCCCACATGTGCCAGCACCTGGCCGAGTGTCTGGATGCACGCCAGCGCGCAAAGGGGGACGCGGGGGAGAGGAGCCCCGAG CCAGCATGTGCAGATGGGGACGGCTCTGTCCACGCGGTTGTTGCGAAGTTACGGGAGGAGAATCGACTGTTGAAGCAGAAGGTGACTCAC GTGGAAGACCTCAATGCCAAGTGGCAGCGCTACGACGCCAGCAGGGATGAGTACGTGAGGGGACTCCACGCACAGCTGAGAGGGCTGCAGGCCCCCCTCGAGCCTGAGAGGCCCTCCCCGCCCGAGCTGATGAGGAAGGAGATCTCCCGGCTCAACACACAGTTGGAGGAGAAAATCAATGACTGTGCAGAAGCGAGGCGGGAGCTGGAGGCCACAAGGAGGGCCCGGGACGCCGCGCTGGAGCGGGTGCAGATGTTGGAGCAGCag ATCCTCGCGTACAAGGACGACTTCACGTCGGAGAGGGTTGACCGGGAGCGGGCTCAGAGTAGGATCCAGGAGTTGGAGGAACGGGTGGCCTTGCTGCAGCGCCAGGTACCCTGCAAACAG GATCCTCGAGAGCCAGGCTCTTGCCGGGTTCATACTGGGGGCAAAACTCCCGGGTACTTAGAGACTGACGCTTCGGAGCTCGTGGCACCCGGTGGCTGGAGGCCTGGGACGGGATCCCAGCGGCCAGAACTCCCCGCAGAGGGCAGGAGCCCCGGAGCGACCCAGAGAGGCCAGGGGGACCTGCAGTGCCCTCACTGCCTGCAGTGCTTCAGCGACGAGCAGGGGGAGGAGCTCTTCCGGCACGTGGCCGACTGCTGCCAGTGA
- the TNIP2 gene encoding TNFAIP3-interacting protein 2 isoform X11, producing the protein MWDPPGLGHELTSPASAGGLSTTAPPGKPEIERLSEQLEEKERETKQLMSQPEPEQKEVALLRRGAAQKGRAPAASDILCRSLADETHQLRRTLAATAHMCQHLAECLDARQRAKGDAGERSPEPACADGDGSVHAVVAKLREENRLLKQKVTHVEDLNAKWQRYDASRDEYVRGLHAQLRGLQAPLEPERPSPPELMRKEISRLNTQLEEKINDCAEARRELEATRRARDAALERVQMLEQQILAYKDDFTSERVDRERAQSRIQELEERVALLQRQVPCKQDPREPGSCRVHTGGKTPGYLETDASELVAPGGWRPGTGSQRPELPAEGRSPGATQRGQGDLQCPHCLQCFSDEQGEELFRHVADCCQ; encoded by the exons atgtgggatcctcccggactgggacacgaactcacgtcccccgcatcagcaggtggactctcaaccactgcgccaccagggaagccc GAAATCGAGAGACTTTCCGAGCaactagaagaaaaagagagggagacgAAGCAGCTGATGAGCCAGCCGGAGCCGGAGCAGAAGGAAGTGGCCCTGCTGAGGAGAGGCGCGGCCCAGAAGGGGCGGGCCCCGGCCGCCAGCGACATCCTGTGCCGCTCCCTGGCCGACGAGACGCATCAGCTGCGCAGGACGCTGGCCGCCACCGCCCACATGTGCCAGCACCTGGCCGAGTGTCTGGATGCACGCCAGCGCGCAAAGGGGGACGCGGGGGAGAGGAGCCCCGAG CCAGCATGTGCAGATGGGGACGGCTCTGTCCACGCGGTTGTTGCGAAGTTACGGGAGGAGAATCGACTGTTGAAGCAGAAGGTGACTCAC GTGGAAGACCTCAATGCCAAGTGGCAGCGCTACGACGCCAGCAGGGATGAGTACGTGAGGGGACTCCACGCACAGCTGAGAGGGCTGCAGGCCCCCCTCGAGCCTGAGAGGCCCTCCCCGCCCGAGCTGATGAGGAAGGAGATCTCCCGGCTCAACACACAGTTGGAGGAGAAAATCAATGACTGTGCAGAAGCGAGGCGGGAGCTGGAGGCCACAAGGAGGGCCCGGGACGCCGCGCTGGAGCGGGTGCAGATGTTGGAGCAGCag ATCCTCGCGTACAAGGACGACTTCACGTCGGAGAGGGTTGACCGGGAGCGGGCTCAGAGTAGGATCCAGGAGTTGGAGGAACGGGTGGCCTTGCTGCAGCGCCAGGTACCCTGCAAACAG GATCCTCGAGAGCCAGGCTCTTGCCGGGTTCATACTGGGGGCAAAACTCCCGGGTACTTAGAGACTGACGCTTCGGAGCTCGTGGCACCCGGTGGCTGGAGGCCTGGGACGGGATCCCAGCGGCCAGAACTCCCCGCAGAGGGCAGGAGCCCCGGAGCGACCCAGAGAGGCCAGGGGGACCTGCAGTGCCCTCACTGCCTGCAGTGCTTCAGCGACGAGCAGGGGGAGGAGCTCTTCCGGCACGTGGCCGACTGCTGCCAGTGA